Proteins encoded within one genomic window of Humulus lupulus chromosome 1, drHumLupu1.1, whole genome shotgun sequence:
- the LOC133797836 gene encoding polyadenylate-binding protein RBP47-like — MAQQPTANGGGGDLTRQQQQQQQQQPPQQQQQWAQQQQQQQQWMAMQYPAAAMVMMQQQMMMYPQHYMAAAAYNQQPHYQQQAPHPYHQNKQFSQSHKQDEIRTIWVGDLHHWMDETYLHGCFAHTGQVFSVKVIRNKQTGQSEGYGFVEFYSREAAEKVLQSFNGTVMPNTEQPFRLNWATFSAGEKRSDSGSDLSIFVGDLAADVTDAVLQETFSSRFSSVKAAKVVIDSNTGRSKGYGFVRFSDENERTRAIAEMNGVYCSSRPMRIGVATPKKSSGYQQQYNSQALVLAGGHGSNGVVSQSPQSDSESNNTTIFVGGLDADVSDEDLRQPFTQFGEIVSVKIPIGKACGFVQFANRKSAESAIQTLNGTIIGKQTVRLSWGRTPGNKQWRGDSSNQWNGSHHGGQGYGGYGYSVQQHTAAVANGAS; from the exons ATGGCGCAGCAGCCTACAGCTAACGGTGGTGGTGGGGATCTGACTcggcagcagcagcaacaacaacagcagcagccgccgcagcagcaacaacagtggGCTCAgcaacagcagcaacagcaacaatgGATGGCTATGCAGTACCCGGCGGCGGCCATGGTTATGATGCAGCAACAGATGATGATGTACCCGCAGCATTACATGGCGGCGGCGGCTTATAACCAACAACCCCATTACCAGCAGCAGGCGCCGCATCCTTATCATCAGAACAAGCAGTTCTCCCAGTCCCACAAGCAGGACGAGATCAGAACGATCTGGGTTGGCGACCTTCATCACTGGATGGACGAGACTTACCTCCATGGATGTTTTGCTCACACCGGCCAG GTCTTCTCAGTGAAGGTCATACGCAATAAGCAAACCGGTCAGTCAGAGGGATATGGCTTTGTGGAGTTTTATTCACGTGAAGCAGCTGAGAAAGTTCTACAGAGCTTTAATGGTACAGTGATGCCAAACACAGAGCAGCCGTTCCGTTTAAATTGGGCGACTTTCAGTGCGGGTGAAAAGAGATCAGATTCTGGCTCTGATTTATCTATATTTGTAGGAGATTTGGCTGCAGATGTGACTGATGCAGTATTGCAGGAAACCTTTTCTAGTAGattttcatcagttaaagctgCTAAAGTTGTTATTGATTCAAATACTGGTCGTTCAAAAGGTTATGGTTTTGTTAGGTTTAGTGATGAAAATGAGAGGACAAGGGCCATAGCAGAAATGAATGGCGTGTACTGTTCAAGCAGACCCATGCGCATCGGTGTTGCTACTCCCAAAAAATCATCTGGGTACCAGCAACAATATAATTCACAAG CTCTGGTATTGGCTGGTGGACATGGTTCAAATGGTGTCGTATCCCAAAGTCCTCAGTCTGACAGCGAGTCAAATAACACAACT ATATTCGTTGGTGGGCTTGATGCTGATGTCAGTGATGAGGACCTCAGGCAGCCTTTTACCCAGTTTGGTGAAATTGTCTCTGTTAAAATTCCCATTGGAAAAGCTTGTGGTTTTGTACAGTTTGCTAATAG AAAGAGCGCTGAAAGTGCAATCCAGACATTAAATGGAACAATAATTGGCAAGCAAACGGTTCGCCTTTCATGGGGTCGCACACCGGGAAACAAGCAG TGGAGAGGAGATTCGAGTAACCAGTGGAACGGATCACATCACGGAGGGCAAGGTTATGGTGGGTATGGATATTCAGTTCAGCAGCACACTGCAGCTGTGGCTAATGGGGCCTCTTGA